Part of the Salinimonas iocasae genome, AAATCTGCAGCGATGTTAACGCTGTTTACCCTTTTTCCCGTTATCGCCGCTACCCAGTACGCTGATGTCCTGGTGACACCAATCGATAATGCATCAGCCGTTTGGCAGCGCGCTTCTGATAACACCCCCAAATATCCCGTTGCACTGGCGCGTGAAGGAAAGCGCGGTTGCGCAGTCATACGGTTTGTAGTCTCTGAAGAAGGGGAAGCTTCAGATATTTCCGTGGTTGAATCTGTTCCTGATGTTGACATGGGTCGTGAGGCATTAAAGCTGATTCGTCACTGGGAGTGGGTCACAAAAAGCAATAAGACTGCAACAGCAGAAGATAAAACCCTGCGGCTGGATTTTTGTATGGGCGGAAGCTCTGTGGCTGAAGCACACCAGCGCTGTATGAGGCAGGCAGAATACCGGTGCAGTCAGTAACAAATACGTAATCAGCCGTTACAGCGCAATCCCCTTATCGTCACATGTGCTTACAGTTTATGGCGCCTATAATGTCTTTAATACGTTATGGTCATCGCAGACGTTTTATGTATACCGGCACTGGCCTGACTTTGCCACTGCTGCCTTATTGTAATTTACTGACGGCTCAGTGTTCATTTTGCTCAGATGGCGAATTTACCCAAATCAACAGCTCTGGCTAATGTCTGCCCCACTGTTGCCAACGATCTTATAATGGGTTGGGTTCGCTGTAGGTTTATTTTTTTGACTGCCTTTATAAAGACTTCTGGGGTTTCTGACTGTGTGATTTTGTTGTTTTTGCCCTGTTACAGATGCTCCAAATACGACGGCTACTCGTAAAAGCAACATAATATTTACATTTGCCGCTTTTCGGAATATTCCGGACATAGGTTCCGGCGCTACCAACTCAGGTGAATAGCATGCTCAACGTCATTGTCACAGATATCTTCGGCAAAACGCCTGCGCTTAACCGTATTATTGCGCGCTTATCCGGCGAGGTGAAAGTCGTCGATCCCTACGAAGGAACCTTCAACCGGTTCAGAGATGAAGCTGAAGCTTACAACAGCTTTTGCAGACAGGGTGGCTTACAAAGCTATACCCATGCTTTATGTAATTCCGTTAAATACAACGACCAGCCGCAATATTATATTGGTTTTGGCATTGGCGCTGCTGCATTGTGGCGAGCCTCGGCGCACCCGGCCCTTTCCAGGGCGCGGGCTGGCATTGCATTTTATGGTGCCCAGATCAGACATTTTGCCCAGGTTTCACCGCGGTTCCCTATGACGCTGGTACTGCCCGATTATGATTCAAGTTACTCAGTGGGGCAGATTGTTGAGAAAGTGTCACGGCATAATTTTGTAACGGTTAAACGCACTGCTATGGGTGAGGGGTTCATGAATATTCAGTCTGCAAACTACAGCAGCTTTGGGTTTGAAAAATATTGCCGGGCGCTCGCCAGACAATCACTGTACTATGCAAATACGTCAGCAGACGTATCCGCAAAAAGCTTTCAGGAATGCATTCGACAGGGTTAAGGATAAACAGGTTATATAATGTCAGGGAAACGACACAACAGATTCGCTGTACTCCAACAAAGTCATAATATTGAGGATATGGATGTTACCATCAGCTATCATCGCCTGACCGGCCGAGTGCGGGTTTTTATCGACCAGCGCAAAGTGCTTTCGCGACTGACATGGCTATCACCCTTTATAAACCATACCTTTTATATCCAGTCGACAGCCTACCGGCTTCGTATAAAGTCATTTTTCTCCTGGTCTGCAAAATTATACTGTGGCGCAGTATGTTGTAGTGATGAGCTGTTACCTGCGCGCCGCAAACAGGTTGAGGTCAGGTGGATAACCAGCAGTATACTTTTTCTTACGCGACTTCTTTCTAAAGTTTTATAGCTTTCTTTCAATAACTTAAAAAACACTACTCATCAGCTCAAAAGTGTCTTATGTTAAAAAGGACAGTGGCAAAAGACCGCTGAATCTAATTAACAGGAGCAATGGAATGACCGACATTCACCAAGACAGTACCCCCTCATCAACTCAGCCGCACGGTACACCGATTCGTGATTCTGCGTTGACAGAGGCGCAACAGGAAGCCAAAACTCACGCCATCGTGGCATACGTATTTATGGTATTGGGATTAATAACCGGCATCTTCTGGCTGGTCGGGGCTATTTGGGCAATGGTGAAAAAATCAGATGCCCGCGGCACGCCATTTGAAGATCATTACGCTAATATCATCAAAACATTCTGGATAGGACTGGTGGTATCAATCATTAGCATACCACTGGCGGTGATCCTGATTGGCTATATTACACTTTTCGCCATCTGGATTTGGTCTATCTACCGCATTGTTAAAGGCGTGGCCCGACTTAGCGCCAATCAACCCTATTACAGCTAACTGCCCGTTTTATAATGTATTTATTACCGTGGGTACTGGTAAAGCCGGTGTTGGTAGACTAAGGTTAAATCAGTGCCCCTTATCGGGCTAACTTTCAGGAATCACTGTAAATGGAAGCTGTAACGGGAATCGGCGGGCTCTTTTTTCGCTCTAAGTCCCCTGAAAAACTCGCAGGGTGGTATGAGAAAAATCTTGGTATTAGCCCTGTACCAGATAGCTATGACAAAGCGGGCTGGCAGCAGCAAGCAGGAACGACTGTATTTGCGCCATTCAAAAACAACTCAGATTATTTTGGCGACGACAGTAAAAGCTGGATGATTAACTTTCGCGTTAACAATCTGGACGCAATGGTAGCGCAGCTTGAAGGCGCAGGGATTCCTGTTTCAGTCGATTCAACCATTTACCCTAACGGGCGGTTTGCAAGGTTATGCGATCCTGAAGGGAACCCTATTGAACTATGGGAGCCTAACACTCCATAACACAAATCAATCATCCCTCCTAAGGAGCCTTTGATGGAACATCCACTTTCATGCGAATGTAACACCGTCCAGGGCCATGTACTTCCCGGCGCAACCGCCAGCAGAGTTTTATGCTACTGCAAAGATTGTCAGGCGTTCGCCCGATACCTGAATGCTCAGGACACCGTATTAAATGTGCAGGGCGGCACCCATATTGTGCAGCTGGCCGCCTCGCGAGTGGTTATTACTAAAGGTCAGTCCCATATCGCTGCGGTTCGTTTGTCAGATCGCGGGCTGATTCGCTGGTACGCCAGTTGTTGCAATACGCCTATCGGTAATACGCTGCCGACAAATCAGCTTCCCTTTGTGGGTCTTGTCGACAACATTCTTAATCAGGCATCTATTCCAAATGACTTTCCGGGAAAAATTGCGGTAGTCCATACCCAGTCTGCAATTGGCCATCCCAAACCATCAGCACACGGTTTACCCGGCACCATGTGGCGCTTTCTGCGCATCGTAGCAAAAGCCCGTATGTCTGGTGCGTATAAGCAATCACCATTTTTTGATGATGACGGCAAACCGGTTGTCGATCCGGTTGTGCTAAGTGATGCAGAAAGGAAAAAGCTTAAAAATGCGGGTGCAACGTAACAGAATTTCGTTTGATTGCCTGAGCAGAGCATGACATAACCCGAAAGCGGTAAGTATTGTTGATTAGAGTGTTTTATCTTCGCAGAAGCCTTTCGCGCGCAGCCAGCAGGCGCTTATATCGTTACTTGTCCGCGCTATTTAGCAATCATCTTATATTTTTACACTAAAGTTCAGTGTCAGAACGCCTGTTGCTGCGCTATTTTATAAATAGGTAGCGCGGTGCTTCAATCGTACCGCTTCACCACGGGGAAAGCGTTATGTTGCACATTCATCAGGTTAGCCTGTTAATACTGAAAACACTGGCTCGTCCGCGTGTTATTCAGGCCCTTTTTCTTTCATCATGTGCTGTATCGCTAGGCTACTTGTTGTCGTGGCCCTTCCTGTGGCTTTTATTTCCGATATTGCTGGTCAGCGAGATTGTACTTTTGGTTGGAAGCAAACCTGCTTCATTACCTTTTTCCAGTGAGGAGATCAGCCCCTGGAAGTCGCTTCGCGTTGCCGATGGATTTCTTTATGTTGGGCGCAATGCATTACCGGTGTCCTCTGTGCCGGTAGCAATACTGGCGCATCAGAATAATTATGTCACTTTACAGTTACCGCAAAATACCATCGGCGGCAAAATTCCGGTAATAACATTCAGCCCCATTTACTTTCCTGCCGTTAAAGCATTTATACGGCTTCGCTTGCCAGATACGGCAATGCATATACTCGCGGCCGGCCATACCGCTGCACCTGAGATAAGAAAGGCTTCGTAACGTTAATTATCGTTGTTGAATCGCCAGTCACCGGGCATTACACGATGTTCATATTTTAATCTAACAACGCCATACGCCAGATGTAGCAAGGGCTGTACATAACCAGTTTATGACGTTTTTACGACAGTTAGATGAAACAATTCTAGGAAGACACCCTTAATTTGTATATAATTTGTAAACGCGTGTGTTATACGTAGTGCTGGCGCAGTTGTAGATTTACAAAGGCGCAGGTTTTCCTGATAAAAGAAGAGGACAAGCCTATGTCTATCTATCTTTGTATTAGCGGTATCGTTTTTAGTGTTTATCTTATCGCCAACCTGTGGGCAATGAGTTCAAACCGTTTGAATCAGCCAGGGTATGTGCTTACCGATTTGGACGGTTTAGTTGGCGTTCGTCACAACAGCCTGTCCCGATTATTTTCAGGCTTCACCACCCTTGTTGCTAAACAACACATACGTCGCATACAGGTATCTTCAGAATGTCTGACGCTGTTTACTGACGCTGATGACTGCGTCAATATTTGGCTTTCTGATCGCTACTTGCCTATTAATGCAAATTACGCCAAAGTACTCTTTCCTCAGGCCGAGTTTGTAGATAGCCCGTTTCTCCCCTAAAAATTTATTCCTCTTACTGTTTTTACAAAGATAAAACAGTGCATTAACGGGAATGATAAAACTCGTAAAGCTTCCCTACCACCGCTCTCAATTGCACCAATATGGACATCGCCTCTGAACATCGTGATTACCTGATGTGCGCGTATAATCCTCATCGATTTTCACACCGCATAGCAATTATCGCTTTACAGGAAAATTAGTCACATGCAGAAAACACAACACGGTTTTGTTGAAGACCTTTTTGCGCTGGTCTGCGCAGGACTATTTGTCGCGTTCGGCGTTTACTTATTTCAGTCTCAGGACTTAATGGTCGGAGGCGCAGCAGGGCTGGCATTACTCGGCACGCATGCGTTGCCAATGGACTTTGGCCTGATATTTTTTCTTATCAATTTGCCTTTCTATGCGCTGGCATGGACACAAATAGGCAAACGCTTCACGATCAACACCTTTATTTCGGTTACTACGGTATCGGTATTGTCTGAACAAATTCCTAAATTTGTAGACATCTCAAATGCTAATCCCCTGTTTGCCGCTATTTTTGGTGGAATGCTGATTGGCGTGGGTATGCTGATTATGTTTCGCCACACCTCTAGTTTGGGCGGAGTGGGTATTCTGGCGTTCTTTCTGCAAGGAAAATATGGCATTCGCGCCGGTACGTTTCAGTTAAGTGTAGACACAGTAATTCTGTTGAGCGCGCTGGTATTTATAGAATGGCCACTGGTGGTGGTATCAGTGCTGGCCGCTTTTTGTCTGAACATGGTGCTTTCGCTAAACCATCGCCCGGAGCGTTACGAAGCCGCACCTCAGGCGCGTCAGATTAGCGTGGAACATGGCGCACAGCCCCAGGGAAGTTAATCAGGTAATATTCAATAAAAAAGGTCGCGAAAGCGGCCTTTTTTATTGCGCAGTTATAAAGAAAAAAACCCGGCAGAAGCCGGGCAAGGAACATGAGGATTACTTCGCTGCTTTTTTCGGATTGGGCTAGTCACGATCAAAAAATCGCTGAAGCCTTCTTTGATTGTTATGACTGCGTCCGTACAACAAAAAGGCATCCGAAGGTTGCGCAACATCTTTACTATATCTCTAACCCCGCGATGCTGCCTTTATTCTTTAGGCTAAAGTTACAGCGACGTATCCAGTAGCATCATCAGTATAAAGCCGCCCAGTAGTGTGAACGTTGCCAGATTCTGATTACCGTTATTATGGGTTTCCGGAATAATTTCATCGCTGATAACAAACAACATGGCACCAGCGGCAAAAGCCAGCGCCCAGGGCATCAGCGATTCCAGTGTAGCCACCGCCATAGCTCCCAGTAAGCCTCCTACCGGCTCTACCAGGCCCGACGCAATACCGATAAGCGCAGAGCGAAGTGGTGTATACCCTACTGACAGCAATGCCACGGCCACCGCCAGTCCTTCAGGAATATTCTGCAGCCCAATGCCGATAGCCAGCGTGACCCCGTTTTTGACCTCACCGCCCGCAAAGCCAACACCTACGGCAAGCCCTTCAGGAAAGTTATGTAAGGTAATAGCGGTAACAAACAGCCAGATGCGGCTTAGCTTGTAGGCATCGCTACCTTCACGGCCCCGCGAAAAATGTTCGTGGGGTACGTATTGGTGGATAAGGAACAGCACTGCCGCACCAAGAAAGGTTCCCCCGGCCACGGATAAGGGCCCGGCCAGGCTGCTATCATAATGTTCAGAGCCGTATTCAAGCGCTGGTAACAGAAGCGAAAAGAAAGTGGCGGCTAACATAATGCCTGCTGCCAGACTTAAAAGGCCGTCTTCCATACGGCGCGACAGACGTCTTATAGTAAAAACGCCCAATGAGCCCAGTGCGGTACCTGCACTGGCACATAAGCTGGCCACAAAGCCCATTACAACTACACTACCGGGATCCATACTCTGCTTAATTGTTGATGATGAAGTTACCGACAGGTATTGCTTATCGGTAGCGAACAACTCGTGGTACGCGTGGTGACACGCGAGTCATGAGCTCATAAGATATTGTGCCGGCACATGCGGCTACTTCATCAATACGCAGCTTTTCGCCCCAAAGCTCAACAAAATCACCAATTTGCACCTGACCAACCTCAGTAACATCCACGGTCAGCATGTCCATTGAAACGCGCCCTGCCAGCGGTGCACGCTGACCATTTACCAGTACCGGCGTACCGTTGGAGCAGTGCCTTGGATAACCATCCGCGTAACCAATTCCGATAGTGGCAATAATACTGTCCTTCTGCGCCTGCCAGGCCTGTCCATAGCCTACGTATTCTCCGGCTTTAATGTGCCGTAGTGCAATAACAGAAGCACGCAGTGTCATTGCAGGCTGAACACGGGATAGATAGGAGGCATCGTGCATAGGGTTACTGCCAAATACACCTAACCCAACCCGGTTCCAGTTGCCATGGGAGGCAGGCCAGCCAAGCGTGGCGGGCGAATTAGCGATACTGACGGCCAGGCCGGTTTGCTTCACCAGTCTGGCAAATTTGTCCAACTGATTAGCAGTGGCCGAATTATCGGTATCATCCGCACTGGCCATGTGGGTAACCAGTACACAGTCATCACCAATAATCTGGCTGTAGTCTGTCAGCGCGCGCTGCGCATCTTCAGGTGTCATTCCCAGCCGGTGCATACCGGTATCTACTTTAAGCCAGATCCCAGGCGGCTGTGTCGGCGTCTGTCTTTTTACCCATTCCAGCTGGGTGGTGTCATGAACAACAATGGTCAGATTTTCGTCGCGAGCCTGCAAACATTCTTTTTCCTGATGCGGGCCTTCCAGAACCACGATAGGCGCATCAATACCGGCTTCACGAAGCTTAATAGCTTCCTCGGTAATAGCGACAGCGAAGGCGGGCGCTTTGTTTCTTAAAATGCGCGCAACATTGATCGCGCCATGCCCGTAAGCATCGGCCTTGATGACCACCATTGTCTGGCTTTGCGGTGCCAGACTGCACAGGTAGTCAAAGTTGTGAATAATGGCATCTGCGTGAATGATTGCCTGAGTTTGTCTGCTCAACGTATTGTTACTGATTGCTAAACCGGATGGCCAGCATACTAGCATGAAAATACCCCGGCATTGGAAGCCAGCCTCGCTACCACGTACATTTTTAACGGTCGCTGGCAAAATTGTAGCGCTGCCGGCTTGCAAGCCGTTTTCATCAGGTCGATACTGCCCGCTATCATCAGTTTTACTACAGGTACTTTATGGCAGGCTCCCAGGAAACGCTGCTGGCGCAACTTGATACGCTCATTTCCGAAGGCAGAAACCCCGCAACCATGCATATTGATGAAGGTACATCGCTGGATATCGTCCGTATGATAAACCGTGAGGATCATCATGTAGCCCCGGCGATTGAAAAGATATTACCTGAAATTGCGGAGGCGGTGGATCGTATTGTGGACGGTCTCAGCCGCAAAGGCAGGCTTTTTTATATCGGCGCGGGAACCAGTGGCCGGTTAGGTATTCTGGATGCGGTAGAGTGCAGACCGACCTTCTCTGTCGATGACACCCTGGTAAACGGCATTATCGCTGGCGGCGAGCGCGCCATCATGCATGCGGTGGAAGGTGCAGAAGATGACGAAGTTCAGGGTCAAAAAGATTTAGATGCCCACACCATCACCCGCAATGATGTAGTTGTTGGCCTGTCGGCCAGCGGCCGGACACCCTATGTGTGTGGTGCGCTTCGCCGGGCCAGCGATCATGGCTGTACAACGATCGGTATCGCCTGTACACCTGAATCACCAGTATTGACGTTATCAGATATCGCCTTATGCCCGGTGGTGGGCCCGGAAGCGCTTACCGGTTCGACCCGAATGAAGTCAGGTACTGCACAAAAGCTGATTTTAAATATGTTGTCTACCGCGTCCATGATCAGGCTGGGCAAAACTTATCAAAATCTGATGGTTGATGTGAATGCGTCTAACGAAAAGCTGCGGGCGCGGGCTATCCGTATTGTTATACAGGCCACCGGCTGCGAGATATCGATAGCAAAGCAGGCTTTAAGTGAGGCCGGGCAGAAGACCAAAGTGGCCATTGTTATGGTTCTGTGTAACGTTGATGCAACAATAGCCAGTGAGATGCTTCAAAACAGCAACGGTTTTTTACGCCAGGCAACAAAGGAGTAAATATGAAAGTGTTATACGCACTACTCTTACTACTGTCAGTTATCGCGCTTCCCGCTTACGCATTGCAGGTCGCTGCCGAGCAACCGGCTAAGTACCTGCCATTGTTGAAGGAAAAGCGGGTTGCTGCAGTTGTTAACCAGACCAGTCAGGCCCTGGACGGGCATCTGGTAGATTTCCTGCTCAGTGAAGATATCAATCTGATAAAGATCATGGCACCGGAGCACGGCTTTCGCGGTAAACAAGCTGCCGGTGAGACGGTTATCGACAACATTGATACAAAAACCGGTCTGCCCGTCGTCTCCCTCTACGGTAAGAATAAAAAGCCATCTCCTGATATGCTCAGTGATGTTGATGTATTGCTGTTCGATATACAGGATGTCGGCACCCGTTTTTACACCTATATCAGCACGCTGCACTATGTCATGGAAGCCGCTGCCGAGAACGATGTGACCGTAGTGGTATTGGACAGACCCAACCCTAACGGGGCTTTCGTTGACGGCCCGGTAAGACAGCCTGGCTTTACCTCATTTGTGGGTGTCGATCCGCTGCCATTGTTACACGGCATGACTGTCGCCGAACTGGCCCTCATGATCAAAGGCGAAGGATGGATAAATCAGGCTGAAAGACTAACCTTGCATACGGTAGCGGTAGAAAACTATTCACGTAACATGGCGATTACCTTACCGGTTCCCCCCAGCCCTAACCTGCCTAATGCGACTGCCGTGCGTCTTTACCCGTCATTATGTTTGTTTGAGGGAACCACTGTCAGTGTCGGGCGCGGTACACCTTATCCGTTTCAGATCATCGGCCATAACAATGTTCGACTGGGCGATTTAACCATCACCCCTGAAGCAGTGGATGCTGCACCGTCACCTAAACTGGAAGGTACTGAGCTGATGGCGAGGGATCTTCGTCAAAGTGCCATGAAGGGTTTCGATATCAGCTTGCTGATAAACACCTACCAGCAGTTCGTAAACGCCGGCGAGACATTTTTCAGCCATCCCGATTTTTTCGATAAGCTGGCCGGGACGGACGAACTCAGGAAAGCGATGGTTGCCGGGCAGGATGCAGCCACCATAAGAAAGCAGTGGCAGCCTGAGCTTGATGCGTTTAAAAAACGCCGGGCGCCCTATCTGCTTTACTGATAAAACAAACGGGTTGATACCCGTGCGTTTATCCCATTAAATGAGTTTATTACTGTAATGTCTGGATTCGTTACCGGTGCCTGAGAACGCGCTCTATTCAGTTAAAAACCACTGGCAGGCTTTTGTCACCCAATTAGAAGGTGTTTTAAAGCCTGAGCAGCTTATTCGCGATTTAAGTCGTCGCACCGCTTACAGTACGGATGCCAGCTTTTACCACCTCACGCCCCGGCTAGTGCTGAAACTCGACGACACAACGCAGGTTCAGCGCGTGCTAAAACTCGCCTGTCGCTGGCTGGTGCCGGTGACTTTTCGCGCCGCCGGTACCAGTTTGTCAGGACAGGCAATCAGCGATTCTGTGTTAATTCTGTTATCTGAGCAGTGGAGACAGACTGACGTACTGGACGAAGGCGCGCGCATCCGGCTTCAGCCCGGTGTTATTGGCGCTTTTGCAAACCAGATACTGGCGCCCTATAAACGTAAGATAGGGCCGGACCCAGCCTCCATCGCAACCTGTAAAATCGGCGGCATCGCTGCGAACAATGCATCAGGCATGTGTTGTGGCGTTAAACACAACAGTTACCACACGATGGAACACATGACGTTCGTGCTGTCTGACGGCACCCGGGTCGACACGGCAGATGCCCGGTCAGTGAAACAGTTTTATCGAAAGCATGACGGGCTGGTAAGCGCCATCAGGCGGCTACGGGCTGATGTGTGTGCTGACGAGGTATTAACGGAGCGCATACGGCACCAGTATCGGTTTAAAAACACGCTGGGATATGGCCTGAATGCCTTACTCGATTTCGAGGAACCGGTAGATATTATTACCCATTTGATGATTGGCTCTGAGGGGACTCTGGGGTTTATCGGTGATATCACTTACCGCACTATAAAACTGCCTGCTTTTAAAGCGACGGGCCTGTACCTGTTTGACACAGCCAGGCAAGCCTGCGATGCCATTGAAGCACTGTCAGACGCAGGGGCCGATGCGGTTGAGTTAATGGACGCCCGGGCGCTGCGCTCAGTAGCCGATTTACTGGCCCCCTTCTCCACCCGGCCGGTATCCTCAGACAATGTCGCGCTGCTTATCGAGCTAACCGCTGATAATCAGCAGACGCTGGATAGCGCACAGGAATCGGTCACATCCTTTTTTGAAACTGAAAAAACAATTCACGCCCTGCAACCTTTTACCCGCGATATATCTGCAATCACCACACTATGGAATATCCGCAAAGGCTTATTCCCTGCCGTCGGGGCAGTCAGAGAAAGCGGTACGACGGTTATCATAGAAGATGTGGCTTTTGATCAACATAAGCTGGCTGACGGCATTCAGTTGTTGCAACAATTGTTTGAAAAATACCGCTACGACGAGGCCATCATTTTCGGGCATGCGCTGGATGGCAATGTGCATTTTGTTTTTACACAGCGGTTTGACAGCACTAAAGAAAAAAACCGTTATCGTGATTTTATGGAGGATGTCAGTAAGCTAGTCACTGACAAGCTTCATGGCACATTAAAAGCGGAGCATGGTACCGGTCGCAATATGGCACCATTTATTCGGCAGCAGTGGGGTGGACGTGCGCTGGATGTAATGAAACGCCTTAAACATATTCTGGACCCGGCGGCCATTCTTAACCCCGGTGTCATTATCAACGATGATCCGGATGCGCACCTGAAAAACCTTAAGCAGTTACCGTCGGTCGACGAAGAAATAGACAGCTGTATAGAATGTGGATTTTGTGAACCGCAGTGTCCGTCTGCATCACTCACATTATCACCGCGACAACGTATCGCGCTGATGCGACGGGCAACGCAGTTGCCGGCCGCAGAACAGGCTGAAATAAGAAAGGATTTTGTCTACGCCGGAGATAAAACCTGTGCGGCTACGGGTCTGTGTGCCACAGCCTGTCCGGTAGGTATTAACACGGGCACCTGGATAAAAAAGCGCAGGCATGCCGAGTCACCCGACAGCCTTCATTTTATGGCTGAGCATTTGAAACTGTCGCACTCGCTGGCTCGCGGCACACTCAATCTTGCAACGGGCGTTGCTGCTGTCACCTCGAAAAAGACGCTGCAAGCCGCTACCCGCTCGGCTCACCGCCTGAGCCAACGTATTCCTGTTTTCGCCCAAACCACGCCAGCGGCCGCAACCACCGAGTACTTCGCCGGTCAGCGCTTTACAGACAAAGTTGTGTTTATCCCTGCGTGCCCCAACCGTGTTTTCGGCAGCGAAGACAAACAACAGAGTCTGACAAAAACGGTTGTTGAGCTTCTTAATAAAGCCAGCATCGAGGTGCGATATCCCGATGCACTGACGTCTTTATGCTGTGGTCAGCCCTTTGAAAGCCACGGCAATATGCAGGCTGCGCAACAGTACCGGGAGGCCTTTGCTGCGGCGCTTCAAAAAGCCAGTGAAAATGGCCGCTATCCCATTATTACCGACAACAGTGCCTGTGCGCTGAGCAGCTTATCAGCGCAGGGAATAAAAGTGACAGAGCTGGCGCAATTTCTGAATGAGATTGTAGCTGCCCGACTGCATATTACGCCGGTCACGGAACCCATTGCGTTACATCTCACGTGCAGCAGTCAGCACCTCGATGGAGCTAATGGGCTTCGTTCACTAGCTGAAAAATTATGTACCAACATTTTTGTTCCCAGCCATATTACCTGTTGCGGGTTTGCCGGCGATAAGGGTTTCACCACACCGGAGTTAAATCAGGCTGCACTGTCTCCCCTTCGCGAACAGCTTCCAGCTGAATGTAACAGGGGTATCAGCAACAGCCGAACCTGTGAAATTGGTTT contains:
- a CDS encoding energy transducer TonB → MMLRKSAAMLTLFTLFPVIAATQYADVLVTPIDNASAVWQRASDNTPKYPVALAREGKRGCAVIRFVVSEEGEASDISVVESVPDVDMGREALKLIRHWEWVTKSNKTATAEDKTLRLDFCMGGSSVAEAHQRCMRQAEYRCSQ
- a CDS encoding DUF4870 family protein, with the protein product MTDIHQDSTPSSTQPHGTPIRDSALTEAQQEAKTHAIVAYVFMVLGLITGIFWLVGAIWAMVKKSDARGTPFEDHYANIIKTFWIGLVVSIISIPLAVILIGYITLFAIWIWSIYRIVKGVARLSANQPYYS
- a CDS encoding VOC family protein; translation: MEAVTGIGGLFFRSKSPEKLAGWYEKNLGISPVPDSYDKAGWQQQAGTTVFAPFKNNSDYFGDDSKSWMINFRVNNLDAMVAQLEGAGIPVSVDSTIYPNGRFARLCDPEGNPIELWEPNTP
- a CDS encoding DUF6151 family protein, encoding MEHPLSCECNTVQGHVLPGATASRVLCYCKDCQAFARYLNAQDTVLNVQGGTHIVQLAASRVVITKGQSHIAAVRLSDRGLIRWYASCCNTPIGNTLPTNQLPFVGLVDNILNQASIPNDFPGKIAVVHTQSAIGHPKPSAHGLPGTMWRFLRIVAKARMSGAYKQSPFFDDDGKPVVDPVVLSDAERKKLKNAGAT
- a CDS encoding YitT family protein, with protein sequence MQKTQHGFVEDLFALVCAGLFVAFGVYLFQSQDLMVGGAAGLALLGTHALPMDFGLIFFLINLPFYALAWTQIGKRFTINTFISVTTVSVLSEQIPKFVDISNANPLFAAIFGGMLIGVGMLIMFRHTSSLGGVGILAFFLQGKYGIRAGTFQLSVDTVILLSALVFIEWPLVVVSVLAAFCLNMVLSLNHRPERYEAAPQARQISVEHGAQPQGS
- a CDS encoding ZIP family metal transporter → MDPGSVVVMGFVASLCASAGTALGSLGVFTIRRLSRRMEDGLLSLAAGIMLAATFFSLLLPALEYGSEHYDSSLAGPLSVAGGTFLGAAVLFLIHQYVPHEHFSRGREGSDAYKLSRIWLFVTAITLHNFPEGLAVGVGFAGGEVKNGVTLAIGIGLQNIPEGLAVAVALLSVGYTPLRSALIGIASGLVEPVGGLLGAMAVATLESLMPWALAFAAGAMLFVISDEIIPETHNNGNQNLATFTLLGGFILMMLLDTSL
- the alr gene encoding alanine racemase; this translates as MLVCWPSGLAISNNTLSRQTQAIIHADAIIHNFDYLCSLAPQSQTMVVIKADAYGHGAINVARILRNKAPAFAVAITEEAIKLREAGIDAPIVVLEGPHQEKECLQARDENLTIVVHDTTQLEWVKRQTPTQPPGIWLKVDTGMHRLGMTPEDAQRALTDYSQIIGDDCVLVTHMASADDTDNSATANQLDKFARLVKQTGLAVSIANSPATLGWPASHGNWNRVGLGVFGSNPMHDASYLSRVQPAMTLRASVIALRHIKAGEYVGYGQAWQAQKDSIIATIGIGYADGYPRHCSNGTPVLVNGQRAPLAGRVSMDMLTVDVTEVGQVQIGDFVELWGEKLRIDEVAACAGTISYELMTRVSPRVPRVVRYR
- the murQ gene encoding N-acetylmuramic acid 6-phosphate etherase, which translates into the protein MAGSQETLLAQLDTLISEGRNPATMHIDEGTSLDIVRMINREDHHVAPAIEKILPEIAEAVDRIVDGLSRKGRLFYIGAGTSGRLGILDAVECRPTFSVDDTLVNGIIAGGERAIMHAVEGAEDDEVQGQKDLDAHTITRNDVVVGLSASGRTPYVCGALRRASDHGCTTIGIACTPESPVLTLSDIALCPVVGPEALTGSTRMKSGTAQKLILNMLSTASMIRLGKTYQNLMVDVNASNEKLRARAIRIVIQATGCEISIAKQALSEAGQKTKVAIVMVLCNVDATIASEMLQNSNGFLRQATKE
- a CDS encoding exo-beta-N-acetylmuramidase NamZ family protein — protein: MKVLYALLLLLSVIALPAYALQVAAEQPAKYLPLLKEKRVAAVVNQTSQALDGHLVDFLLSEDINLIKIMAPEHGFRGKQAAGETVIDNIDTKTGLPVVSLYGKNKKPSPDMLSDVDVLLFDIQDVGTRFYTYISTLHYVMEAAAENDVTVVVLDRPNPNGAFVDGPVRQPGFTSFVGVDPLPLLHGMTVAELALMIKGEGWINQAERLTLHTVAVENYSRNMAITLPVPPSPNLPNATAVRLYPSLCLFEGTTVSVGRGTPYPFQIIGHNNVRLGDLTITPEAVDAAPSPKLEGTELMARDLRQSAMKGFDISLLINTYQQFVNAGETFFSHPDFFDKLAGTDELRKAMVAGQDAATIRKQWQPELDAFKKRRAPYLLY